The Maylandia zebra isolate NMK-2024a linkage group LG7, Mzebra_GT3a, whole genome shotgun sequence genome contains a region encoding:
- the bbs10 gene encoding BBSome complex assembly protein BBS10 isoform X2 yields the protein MEHVLQAVGVLEAVILRSFGPEGGQVLFTRDTGQAMLSRSGTRILTALHLEHPLARMVVECVWKHSSATGDGSKTFILLLASLLRLIHAAASKESNVSHSYSSTKAAEASTARHLADKLLAFGLKELDELIATGVVPYGGCISWEDFTVEAQTPSLTNNLCVQKLLRSFFHTRCGYTHCDFSSHLTCELLSHWKFKNQLPSFSLQLVSDYFPALHTPVSGFPVRSSRLIEGQVIHRDFATPPLKTDHQPVKAVVLTGSLQPTLLSTGDVLELGCRGRMKEERSILHFSSWMESSLQAKWNYSNLGLFND from the exons ATGGAACATGTCCTGCAGGCAGTCGGTGTCTTGGAGGCGGTCATCCTTCGCAGTTTTGGCCCTGAAGGAGGACAGGTGCTGTTCACACGAGACACGGGACAGGCGATGTTGAGCCGCAGTGGGACACGCATTCTCACGGCACTACATCTGGAGCATCCGTTGGCCAG GATGGTGGTGGAGTGTGTCTGGAAGCATAGCTCTGCAACAGGCGATGGATCCAAAACCTTTATCCTGCTGCTGGCATCATTGCTACGGTTGATTCATGCAGCAGCCAGCAAGGAGTCTAATGTGTCACACTCTTATAGCTCAACAAAAGCAGCAGAGGCTTCCACTGCCAGACACTTGGCTGACAAACTGCTAGCATTTGGGTTGAAGGAGTTGGATGAGCTCATTGCTACGGGAGTGGTCCCTTATGGAGGCTGCATTTCGTGGGAAGATTTCACTGTGGAAGCACAAACGCCATCTCTCACAAACAATCTCTGTGTTCAAAAGCTGCTAAGATCATTTTTTCACACACGCTGTGGTTACACGCACTGTGACTTCAGTAGTCACCTCACATGTGAGCTGCTCAGTCACTGGAAGTTTAAAAATCAACTACCTTCATTCTCTCTGCAGCTTGTAAGCGACTACTTCCCTGCCCTCCATACACCTGTGTCGGGCTTTCCTGTCCGCTCTTCACGTTTAATCGAGGGGCAGGTAATCCACAGGGACTTTGCCACGCCACCGCTTAAGACTGACCACCAGCCAGTTAAAGCTGTAGTTCTCACCGGGTCGCTGCAACCAACATTGCTCAGCACAGGAGACGTGCTTGAGTTGGGATGTAGAGGCAGAATGAAGGAGGAGAGAAGTATTTTACACTTTAGCTCCTGGATGGAAAGCTCACTGCAGG ctaagTGGAACTACTCCAATCTGGGACTGTTCAATGATTGA
- the bbs10 gene encoding BBSome complex assembly protein BBS10 isoform X1, whose amino-acid sequence MEHVLQAVGVLEAVILRSFGPEGGQVLFTRDTGQAMLSRSGTRILTALHLEHPLARMVVECVWKHSSATGDGSKTFILLLASLLRLIHAAASKESNVSHSYSSTKAAEASTARHLADKLLAFGLKELDELIATGVVPYGGCISWEDFTVEAQTPSLTNNLCVQKLLRSFFHTRCGYTHCDFSSHLTCELLSHWKFKNQLPSFSLQLVSDYFPALHTPVSGFPVRSSRLIEGQVIHRDFATPPLKTDHQPVKAVVLTGSLQPTLLSTGDVLELGCRGRMKEERSILHFSSWMESSLQGIIAKLQTLGVCVLLSAVKQSAAVLALATQAEMCLVECVSEDELSLFSQLSGTTPIWDCSMIESEHVATLAFCRPIQLGAHRYVHVAFQDSEERITIKPCSLIICAPGEGQIEQYACALQDAIRMLLRTWEPMHAAAATTSKSTLQSHKGASLHTDSLTEETAYRSIAIQPIQKCVLKPGCVLSAGGLFELLLHYALLQHGHSSSVSPDLNIDASVSQLLANALLSVPQKIYSHSPHHFLESQRRVISFVSKFPNDSHPFSLVYKRENTISPIQVEGPLGDGKLSLHCCREGDKLSKVSELDLGLESVSCKYQLLLAVLQCVASLLKVDAVLPTHTALHTQSRRLTRTSWEGTEDEGED is encoded by the exons ATGGAACATGTCCTGCAGGCAGTCGGTGTCTTGGAGGCGGTCATCCTTCGCAGTTTTGGCCCTGAAGGAGGACAGGTGCTGTTCACACGAGACACGGGACAGGCGATGTTGAGCCGCAGTGGGACACGCATTCTCACGGCACTACATCTGGAGCATCCGTTGGCCAG GATGGTGGTGGAGTGTGTCTGGAAGCATAGCTCTGCAACAGGCGATGGATCCAAAACCTTTATCCTGCTGCTGGCATCATTGCTACGGTTGATTCATGCAGCAGCCAGCAAGGAGTCTAATGTGTCACACTCTTATAGCTCAACAAAAGCAGCAGAGGCTTCCACTGCCAGACACTTGGCTGACAAACTGCTAGCATTTGGGTTGAAGGAGTTGGATGAGCTCATTGCTACGGGAGTGGTCCCTTATGGAGGCTGCATTTCGTGGGAAGATTTCACTGTGGAAGCACAAACGCCATCTCTCACAAACAATCTCTGTGTTCAAAAGCTGCTAAGATCATTTTTTCACACACGCTGTGGTTACACGCACTGTGACTTCAGTAGTCACCTCACATGTGAGCTGCTCAGTCACTGGAAGTTTAAAAATCAACTACCTTCATTCTCTCTGCAGCTTGTAAGCGACTACTTCCCTGCCCTCCATACACCTGTGTCGGGCTTTCCTGTCCGCTCTTCACGTTTAATCGAGGGGCAGGTAATCCACAGGGACTTTGCCACGCCACCGCTTAAGACTGACCACCAGCCAGTTAAAGCTGTAGTTCTCACCGGGTCGCTGCAACCAACATTGCTCAGCACAGGAGACGTGCTTGAGTTGGGATGTAGAGGCAGAATGAAGGAGGAGAGAAGTATTTTACACTTTAGCTCCTGGATGGAAAGCTCACTGCAGGGTATTATTGCGAAGCTGCAGACTTTGGGTGTTTGTGTGCTTCTGTCTGCAGTAAAACAGTCTGCTGCTGTCCTGGCTTTAGCCACACAGGCAGAGATGTGCCTTGTAGAATGTGTCAGTGAAGATGAACTTTctctgttttcccagctaagTGGAACTACTCCAATCTGGGACTGTTCAATGATTGAATCAGAGCACGTAGCCACACTGGCTTTTTGCCGGCCGATACAGCTCGGAGCCCACAG GTATGTCCATGTGGCTTTCCAGGACTCGGAAGAAAGAATCACCATCAAACCCTGCAGTCTGATCATCTGTGCCCCAGGGGAAGGACAGATTGAGCAGTATGCATGTGCTTTACAAGATGCCATTCGCATGCTACTTAGAACTTGGGAGCCCATGCATGCAGCTGCAGCCACAACATCAAAGAGCACCCTGCAGTCGCATAAAGGCGCATCTTTACATACAGACAGTCTGACCGAGGAAACCGCATACAGATCCATCGCTATACAGCCCATTCAAAAGTGTGTGTTAAAGCCAGGCTGTGTTTTATCTGCTGGTGGGTTATTTGAGCTTCTCTTACACTATGCCCTCCTACAACATGGACATAGTTCCTCAGTTTCCCCTGACCTAAATATAGATGCTTCTGTTTCCCAGCTCTTGGCAAATGCCCTACTGAGCGTGCCTCAAAAGATTTACTCTCACAGTCCGCACCATTTCCTGGAGTCTCAAAGAAGGGTCATAAGTTTTGTTAGTAAGTTTCCAAATGATTCCCACCCTTTTAGCCTTGTATATAAACGAGAAAATACTATAAGCCCTATACAGGTCGAAGGGCCTCTGGGGGATGGTAAACTAAGCTTGCATTGTTGTAGAGAGGGTGACAAATTGTCAAAAGTTTCAGAGTTGGATCTGGGCCTTGAATCTGTCTCCTGTAAATACCAGCTACTTCTTGCTGTATTGCAGTGTGTCGCAAGTCTCCTTAAGGTGGACGCTGTCCTGCCTACACACActgctttacacacccagtcgcGTAGACTCACCAGGACTTCCTGGGAGGGTACAGAGGACGAAGGCGAGGACTGA